CTTCACTTGCATTTCTGCCTCTCATTGTCACGTGTCATCCCTAGCACCTCCTGTGAGCCCCCTAATGCAGTTTTCTCGAATACGTCATCTTCACTTGTGCTTAGAAATACAAAACTTTTTGAATCCACGAATGACGCTGTTGCTGGAAATATTATTCCAAGTCATGAGAACGGTTATTTTTCATCTAAGTGGTAGGTTAGTATGTGATCTCCTTAGGGTAGCAGAGAATTATATAAAATAGCAATGCCCTggtccttcctccttctcctttcccgctttctcttcttccacagcACCTCCTACCAtctggcctccctcccttccctagAGGGCGAGCTCCGTGAGGTCAGAGCGTTTCGTCCGTCTTCCTCTTAATGTCCCTCACCTGGAAAcatgcctggaacacagcaggtGCCCAGTAAGTATCTGtggaacgaatgaatgaatgtgacGCTCTTAGGAATGTTCGACAGCCCAGCGGCAGGCAGGGCCATGCACGAGGATGGCGCTGGAGTTGGGTGGGAGGGCAGCCCTGCAGGAGCCAAGCCCACACAATGGGGGCATCTATGTCAGGGAGAGCCCAGAGGTTTTGGGGGGACTAGCTACATACAGGGAGACTGaacaaattatgaaatatattgaCGACATTGGGGAGGGGGGTAAAATATGGAATGGAGGAAGGCTAGGATGAACCCTGTGCCATTGGACTGGAATTCAGgattaaatataaacttttttcaATATGTATAAGTTCTATTAGAACCAGAACCAACAGGATAAACATTGAGAAAAACATGTATTATGAGGCATTgactcatgtgattatggaggctgagaagtcccacagtctgctgtctgcaagctggagattTAGAAAGCCACGGTGTAGTCCAGTCTGAGTCCGAAGGcatgagaaccaggagcaccgaTGGTGCAAGTCCCAGGTGGAGGGCAGAAGACCGATATCCCAGCTCAAGCTGTCTGGAAGAGAATTCaaccttcctctgcctttttgttctatttgggcccTTAACAGATTGGAGGATGCCCACCCACATcagggagggccatctgctttactcaggtCACCAAGTCAAATGCTactctcttccagaaacaccctcacagacacactcagaaatgtTTAACCACCTATCTTGGCACCCtgtgacccagtcaagttgacaagtaaaattaaccaccacacagaaaaagaaataaacatagatgtaaatGTGTTTACGTATGTGTAAAAATGTGTGTCTGCTGAGCGGGCCTGGGCATACAGATTACTCTAATTGCAATGAGCACAGCTGACACCcagatctttgtttctaaataccattctccaccaAAAAGAACCAGATATTCTTGCAGAAATGGCtaattccagggctggggcagggaaaaaCAAGACGACCCTGGAATATCTTGTGGAGCTAGAAGGAAAGGAAGTGTTGAAAGAGTGATGGCACATATCAACACAAGAGGTCAGCAAGGGGCACCCAGTGACCAAACCTGGGACAGTGGGAGCATCGAAATAAATGATAGGAATGGGTTATGATCCATTGAATGAAACAGGAAACCACAAGTCCatctgatataaataaatggagatgaagagaaagtTCTTTACAATAGAATGccatataataaatgtaaaaggaatgaTGAAATTAGAAAATCGCCATTTGTCTGGGGACGGCCCCGAGGtacggtggttaagttcgcaggctctgctttggtgtccagggtttcaccggtttggatcctgggcacagacatggcactgctcgtcaggccatgctgaggcggtgtcccacatgccacaactaggacccacaactaaaaaaaaccctgcaactgtgtactgggggtatttggggagaaaaagcaaaaaaagaaaaaaaagaaaaaagaaaacaaaatcaccatTTGTGAACCATTGTAGTAATAATTAATTTGGGCAAGAAAACATCAACAGATGCTGAAACGTATGGGTGAAAGTCGGATGAAGGAAAGGATGTTTCATAGCTTCAAAGTACCTCCCTTCCCCAATACTTATTAATCATGATCAAGTGATCAACATTAATACCACTGGTCATGGTTCCAAATGATACTGGATACAAGAACACAGCCCCATTTCTGTGATATTTCTGCCCAAAATGTCTAATAGAggtctaatcatgaggaaagaTTAGACAAACCCCAACTGaaggacagtctacaaaataacttcCCTGtagtcttcaaaaatgtcaaggtcatgaattCAAAGTAAGGCTGCAAATTGTTCCAGATTGAGGGAGACCAGAGAGATGTGACAACTGGGTACAATGCTTGGTAccatatcagattttttttcttttaccctaaAAGGACACTGAAGAGCAATTTGAAGTTGTTtccaaatgaaaagttaaaataaacgAAATGCCTCGCTGCTTCTGGCTGACTCCCACCAGCCTGCAGGACGCATTCTGGACAAGCTCCTGCGGAACTCCTGGGACTGTCTGGGCACGGGGGGCCTCCTTTGTGCCCCCACTGCCCCAGGCCTCTGACTCTCTTTTCTGACTGTATCTGTGCTTTATCTCTTCTTGCCCTGGAGGTCCCTTAGACCAGGGGTCCTGCCTGGATCGCGCAGAGCAATCTCTGGAAACACAGTGAATCTCCTCCACAACAGCAGTGTCTTTGGGGGCACAGCTCAACCCCACCTCTTCACCTAGGGTTCAACCAAACAAACGGTGGAGTTTGGCTGTTGTAGGCACACCTGGCTGGGTGGGACCCACAACAACCAGGAGTCAGGTCTGCAGGGGGTTTCCTGGGGGGTCTTGGAGAAAGTATTTACTGTTTAGGGCTGACCTGAGGACCTGATCCTCGAGAAGTAACCTTGCTAAAGAGGCCTCTCAATGGAGGAAATTCCCTCTTACATCTTAGATGTCAGTGGTGTGCTCAACAGTCACCAGAAGGGAGGTGTGGGATACCCAGAcccatgcccccacccccagagcacAGTGGACCCGTCCATGCTCAAGGATCAGAACGTTGGGAATGTTGGAGGAATAATGAGCCATATTGCTAGGGAGGATGGACATTCAAGATGTCAGGAAGAATTTGCCAGGAATGATGaaacttttttcctttagttttctgCTGAACTAAGGTTGTAGTTATATGTGTGGGTGATGCCATTCAGGGTTCCAAGATGCCAGCTCTTCAGGATGGGGGTCTGGGACACCTGTGTCCCAGCATGGGAGCAGTCCtggctcttttcctcctttctcatctcctGATGTGGGTAGAGCGCCCCCTTGGGGTGAGGGATGTATGTGACTGGACAGGAAGGGGCTGAGGAGCTCCGGGTCTGGCCAGAGCTCCAGGATCCAGAAGAGAAGGCAGGGGCCTGGCTGGcctgctgggggcggggcctgaccGGGAGTGCCTTACCCGGAAGGGAGGGCAAAGGGCCCTGTCCTCTGTCTGCCACACCCCGCCGACAAGAGTCCCAGTCACCAGGCCAACCTGTCTGGGGCCGTCGAGAGGTAAGTGTCCTTCTGAACCCACCTTGTCTCTTTCCTGGGGATCAGGTGAGAACTCCTTTCCCCGCTGGGGGGGTCCAAACACCTCCCCCTCGGCATGGCAGTCCAGTCTGGAAGTCTGCTCTACTTCCGAGGTCCACGAGACTGGGGCACTGGGGGGAGGGTGCAGAACGTCCCAGACCCCCCCCACTCCTGACATCAGCATCAGGACCAAGGCCAGGGTGGAAGGTCCCAGGGTGGGGCCTCATCCCAGATCACGGCTCCCTCCTCTGTCACCCAACCAGACCCCAGAATCCCAGGCGGCTGGAGCACTGGGGGACACCCAGACAGAGCCCTCGCTGGACCAAGTCCT
This region of Equus quagga isolate Etosha38 chromosome 7, UCLA_HA_Equagga_1.0, whole genome shotgun sequence genomic DNA includes:
- the LOC124242450 gene encoding uncharacterized protein LOC124242450 isoform X2, with protein sequence MYVTGQEGAEELRVWPELQDPEEKAGAWLACWGRGLTGSALPGREGKGPCPLSATPRRQESQSPGQPVWGRRETPESQAAGALGDTQTEPSLDQVLQERDEAIAKKRAVEAELDTCRAKLRAVEAQLLEVLEEKLRLRQEEDMQQLVRQRVESQLQRESRGTLGDPVDPGTARAPRVRFPLGRWGRWR